One Fusobacterium nucleatum genomic window carries:
- a CDS encoding virulence RhuM family protein, whose translation MLNNETIIYRDGELELPVEVGVDKETVWLNRNQLAILFDRDVKTIGKHINNALKEEMDNSVVANFATTASDGKIYNVDYYNLDMIISVGYRVKSNRGIAFRKWATSILKEYIVQGYAVNEKRLKALNRVVEIQSNIIANVLEIDFKEVFSVVQKYTQALELLDNYDHQRVTKPNIIKKTVYQLTYEECRELIASMSFGSSSAIFGREKSEGALKGIIDSVYQSAFGEDAYPSIQEKAANLLYFIVKDHPFIDGCKRIAASIFLYFLNQNNLLFIDGKKIISDSTLVAITLLLAESKPEEKEIMVNVIMNFLEW comes from the coding sequence ATGTTAAATAATGAAACAATTATATATAGAGATGGGGAATTAGAACTCCCTGTTGAAGTGGGTGTTGATAAGGAAACTGTGTGGCTAAATAGAAATCAACTTGCAATTCTATTTGATAGAGATGTGAAAACTATTGGTAAACATATTAATAATGCTTTAAAAGAAGAAATGGATAATTCAGTTGTCGCAAATTTTGCGACAACTGCTTCTGATGGAAAAATCTATAATGTGGATTATTATAATCTTGATATGATAATTTCAGTTGGATATAGAGTGAAGTCTAATCGTGGTATTGCTTTTAGAAAATGGGCAACTTCTATTTTGAAAGAATATATTGTACAAGGGTATGCTGTAAATGAAAAACGTCTAAAAGCATTAAATAGGGTTGTAGAAATTCAATCAAATATAATTGCTAATGTGCTTGAAATTGATTTTAAGGAAGTTTTTTCTGTTGTTCAGAAGTATACTCAAGCTTTAGAACTTTTAGATAATTATGATCATCAAAGAGTAACAAAACCTAATATAATAAAAAAAACTGTTTATCAGTTGACTTATGAAGAATGTAGAGAATTAATAGCAAGTATGTCTTTTGGGTCATCTTCAGCAATATTTGGTCGTGAGAAAAGTGAGGGAGCTTTAAAAGGGATTATTGATTCAGTGTATCAAAGTGCTTTTGGAGAAGATGCTTACCCCAGTATACAAGAAAAAGCAGCAAATTTACTTTATTTTATTGTGAAAGATCACCCATTTATAGATGGTTGTAAGAGAATTGCAGCTAGTATATTTTTATATTTCTTAAATCAAAATAATCTTTTGTTTATAGATGGCAAAAAGATAATTTCTGATAGTACATTGGTAGCTATCACTTTGTTGCTTGCAGAGTCTAAACCGGAAGAAAAGGAAATTATGGTTAATGTTATTATGAATTTTTTGGAGTGGTAA
- the pfkB gene encoding 1-phosphofructokinase, translating into MIYSVTLNPSIDFIVRVKDFQLGETNRAYEDNFFAGGKGIMVSKLLKNVKTDCVNLGFLGGFTGAFIEQNLKKLNILSDFVTVNENTRVNVKLKTEIETEINCQGPKISENEKEEFLDKIRKIKSDDFVILSGSVPSNLGNDFYITIIEILNKNGVKFTLDSSGETFSKSLRYKPFLIKPNKDELKEYAKREFKNNQEIIDYVRKNLVDKAEHVIISLGGEGALYIDKNFSLFAQPLRVKENVVNTVGAGDSVVAGFVNYMLKHNEVEKAFRFAVACGTATSFSEDIGELDFIEEIYSKLVIEKENYGN; encoded by the coding sequence ATGATATATTCAGTGACTTTGAATCCCTCCATTGACTTTATTGTTAGAGTAAAGGATTTTCAATTAGGTGAAACTAATAGAGCCTATGAAGATAATTTCTTTGCTGGTGGTAAGGGAATAATGGTATCAAAGCTCTTAAAAAATGTTAAAACTGATTGTGTAAATCTTGGTTTTTTAGGAGGATTTACAGGAGCATTTATAGAGCAGAATTTAAAAAAATTAAATATTTTATCAGACTTTGTAACTGTAAATGAGAACACAAGAGTAAATGTTAAATTAAAAACTGAAATAGAAACTGAAATTAACTGCCAAGGTCCAAAAATTTCTGAGAATGAAAAAGAAGAATTCTTAGATAAAATTAGAAAAATTAAAAGTGATGACTTCGTCATTTTATCTGGTTCAGTTCCTAGTAATCTTGGAAATGATTTCTATATAACTATTATAGAAATTTTAAATAAAAATGGAGTAAAATTTACTCTTGACAGCAGTGGAGAAACTTTTAGTAAATCTTTAAGATACAAGCCTTTTTTAATAAAACCTAATAAAGATGAATTAAAAGAATATGCTAAAAGAGAATTTAAAAATAATCAAGAAATTATAGATTATGTTAGAAAAAATCTTGTAGATAAGGCAGAGCATGTAATTATTTCTCTGGGGGGAGAAGGAGCTTTATATATAGATAAAAATTTTTCACTTTTTGCTCAGCCATTAAGAGTAAAGGAAAATGTAGTTAATACTGTTGGTGCAGGAGATTCAGTTGTTGCTGGTTTTGTAAATTATATGCTTAAACATAATGAGGTTGAAAAAGCATTTAGGTTTGCAGTGGCTTGTGGAACAGCAACAAGTTTCTCTGAAGATATTGGAGAATTAGATTTCATTGAAGAAATATATAGCAAATTAGTTATAGAAAAGGAGAATTATGGAAATTAA
- a CDS encoding fructose-specific PTS transporter subunit EIIC produces the protein MEIKDLLKKDLMIMDLKASTKMEAIDEMVAKLKEKNIISDEAIFKDLILKREERSSTGLGEGIAMPHAKTSVVNTPSVLFARSNKGIDYDALDDEPVYIFFMIAASEGAHDLHIETLAKLSKMLLNDDFTQDLKTCGSPDEVYALVDKYSEKPQETVKEEVKEVQNTNKKRILAVTACPTGIAHTYMAEAALKEAGEKLGVDVKVETNGADGIKNNLTSNDINEAVGIIVAADKKVETARFNDRKVIVTSTADAIKNAETLIKKVLNNEAPVFKAEASDKTEEDTQENDSIGRIIYKSIMSGVSNMLPFVIGGGILLAISFIVERFMGENQLFKLLNGIGAGAFHFLIPVLAGFIAMSIADKPGFMPGAVAGYMASQGAGFLGGLIGGFIAGYSVIFLKKITKNMSKQFDGMKSMVIYPIFSLLITGVLMYFIIGPIFTKVNLIVANWLNNMGTTNAVVLGAILGGMMSVDMGGPINKAAYAFSIGVFTDTGNGAFMAAVMAGGMVPPLAIALAMTLFKNNFDEKEKQSTISNFILGLSFITEGAIPFAAKEPVKVIGSCIVGAAIAGGLTQFWSVSAPAPHGGIFVIPAMPSVHSAIFFIVSIAIGAVISGVIFGVLRGKKK, from the coding sequence ATGGAAATTAAAGATTTACTAAAAAAAGATTTAATGATAATGGACTTAAAAGCATCTACAAAGATGGAAGCTATTGATGAAATGGTAGCAAAATTAAAAGAAAAAAATATTATATCTGATGAAGCTATTTTTAAAGACTTAATTTTAAAGAGAGAAGAAAGAAGTTCAACAGGTTTAGGTGAAGGAATTGCAATGCCCCATGCTAAAACTTCTGTTGTAAATACTCCTTCTGTACTATTTGCAAGGTCAAATAAAGGTATAGACTATGATGCCTTAGATGATGAACCTGTATATATTTTCTTTATGATAGCTGCTTCAGAAGGTGCTCATGATTTACATATAGAAACTCTTGCTAAATTATCTAAAATGCTATTAAATGATGATTTCACACAAGATTTAAAAACTTGTGGAAGTCCTGATGAAGTTTATGCTCTTGTAGATAAATATTCTGAAAAACCACAAGAAACTGTTAAGGAAGAAGTAAAAGAAGTTCAAAATACCAATAAGAAAAGAATACTTGCTGTAACTGCTTGTCCAACAGGTATTGCACACACATATATGGCAGAAGCTGCTCTTAAAGAAGCTGGCGAAAAATTAGGAGTAGATGTTAAAGTTGAAACTAATGGAGCAGATGGAATTAAAAATAATTTAACTTCAAATGATATAAATGAAGCAGTTGGAATTATAGTTGCAGCTGATAAAAAAGTTGAAACTGCTCGTTTCAATGATAGAAAAGTTATAGTTACAAGTACAGCAGATGCTATAAAAAATGCTGAAACTTTAATTAAGAAAGTTCTAAATAATGAGGCTCCTGTTTTTAAAGCAGAAGCTAGTGATAAAACAGAAGAAGATACTCAAGAAAATGATTCAATAGGAAGAATTATCTATAAAAGTATTATGAGTGGAGTTTCTAATATGCTTCCATTTGTAATTGGTGGTGGAATTTTACTTGCTATCTCATTTATTGTTGAAAGATTTATGGGAGAAAATCAATTATTTAAATTATTGAATGGTATTGGAGCAGGTGCTTTCCATTTCTTAATACCTGTTCTTGCTGGATTTATTGCTATGAGTATTGCTGATAAACCTGGATTTATGCCTGGAGCTGTTGCTGGATATATGGCAAGCCAAGGTGCAGGTTTCTTAGGTGGTCTTATTGGTGGATTTATTGCTGGATATTCAGTTATATTCTTAAAGAAAATAACAAAGAATATGTCTAAGCAATTTGATGGTATGAAATCTATGGTAATCTATCCAATATTTAGTTTGTTAATAACTGGTGTGTTGATGTATTTCATAATAGGTCCTATATTTACAAAAGTAAACCTTATTGTTGCTAACTGGTTAAATAATATGGGAACTACAAATGCTGTTGTATTAGGAGCTATCCTTGGTGGAATGATGAGTGTTGATATGGGAGGACCTATCAACAAGGCAGCTTATGCTTTTTCAATAGGAGTATTTACTGACACAGGAAATGGTGCATTTATGGCAGCTGTTATGGCAGGAGGAATGGTTCCTCCATTAGCAATAGCTCTTGCTATGACATTATTTAAAAATAATTTTGATGAAAAAGAAAAACAATCTACAATTTCAAACTTTATACTAGGTTTATCTTTTATCACAGAAGGAGCAATTCCTTTTGCTGCTAAAGAACCAGTTAAAGTTATAGGCTCTTGTATTGTAGGTGCTGCAATAGCAGGTGGATTAACTCAATTCTGGAGTGTCTCTGCTCCTGCTCCTCATGGTGGAATATTTGTTATCCCTGCAATGCCAAGTGTACACTCAGCAATATTCTTTATAGTTTCTATTGCAATAGGAGCTGTAATATCAGGAGTGATATTTGGAGTCCTTAGAGGAAAGAAAAAATAA
- the guaA gene encoding glutamine-hydrolyzing GMP synthase has product MKKSGIVILDFGSQYNQLIARRVREMGVYAEVVPFHEDIDKILAREPKGIILSGGPASVYAEGAPSLDINLFQKNIPILGLCYGMQLITHLHGGKVARADKQEFGKAELELDDKNHILYKDIPNKTTVWMSHGDHVTEMAPDFKIIAHTDSSIAAIENSDKNIYAFQYHPEVTHSQHGFDMLKNFVFGIAKAEKNWSMENYIESTVKNIKERVGNKQVILGLSGGVDSSVAAALINKAIGRQLTCIFVDTGLLRKDEAKQVMEVYAKNFDMNIKCVNAEERFLTKLAGVTDPETKRKIIGKEFVEVFNEEAKKIEGAEFLAQGTIYPDVIESVSVKGPSVTIKSHHNVGGLPEDLKFELLEPLRELFKDEVRKVGRELGIPDYMVDRHPFPGPGLGIRILGEVTKEKADILREADAIFIEELRKADLYNKVSQAFVVLLPVKSVGVMGDERTYEYTAVLRSANTIDFMTATWSHLPYEFLEKVSNRILNEVKGINRLTYDISSKPPATIEWE; this is encoded by the coding sequence ATGAAAAAAAGTGGAATTGTTATACTTGACTTCGGTTCTCAATACAATCAACTTATTGCAAGAAGAGTTAGAGAAATGGGAGTCTATGCTGAAGTTGTTCCTTTTCATGAAGATATTGACAAAATTTTAGCTAGAGAGCCAAAAGGAATTATTCTTTCTGGTGGACCTGCTTCTGTTTATGCTGAGGGAGCTCCAAGTTTGGATATAAATTTATTTCAAAAAAATATCCCAATTCTTGGACTTTGTTATGGTATGCAATTAATTACTCATTTACATGGTGGAAAAGTTGCAAGAGCTGATAAACAAGAGTTTGGTAAGGCTGAACTAGAACTTGATGATAAAAATCACATACTATATAAAGATATTCCAAATAAGACTACTGTTTGGATGAGCCATGGAGACCATGTTACAGAAATGGCACCTGATTTTAAAATTATTGCTCACACTGATTCTTCAATAGCAGCTATTGAAAATAGTGATAAAAATATTTATGCTTTTCAATATCACCCAGAAGTTACTCACTCTCAACATGGTTTTGATATGCTTAAAAACTTTGTTTTTGGTATAGCAAAAGCTGAAAAAAATTGGTCAATGGAAAACTATATTGAATCAACTGTAAAAAATATAAAAGAAAGAGTTGGAAATAAACAAGTAATACTAGGTTTATCTGGTGGAGTAGATTCATCTGTTGCTGCTGCACTTATCAATAAGGCAATAGGTAGACAATTAACTTGTATTTTTGTAGATACTGGTTTACTTAGAAAAGATGAAGCTAAGCAAGTTATGGAAGTTTATGCTAAAAACTTTGATATGAATATTAAATGTGTAAATGCAGAAGAAAGATTTTTAACAAAACTTGCTGGAGTAACTGATCCTGAAACTAAGAGAAAAATTATAGGAAAAGAATTTGTTGAAGTATTCAATGAAGAGGCTAAAAAGATTGAAGGAGCTGAATTTTTAGCACAAGGTACAATCTATCCAGATGTTATTGAATCTGTTTCTGTTAAAGGACCATCTGTTACTATAAAATCTCACCACAATGTTGGAGGCTTACCAGAAGATTTAAAATTTGAATTACTTGAACCTTTAAGAGAATTATTTAAAGATGAAGTTAGAAAAGTTGGTAGGGAATTAGGTATCCCTGATTATATGGTAGATAGACATCCATTCCCGGGACCTGGTTTAGGAATTAGAATTTTAGGAGAAGTTACAAAAGAAAAAGCTGATATTTTAAGAGAAGCTGATGCAATATTTATAGAAGAATTAAGAAAGGCTGATTTATATAATAAAGTTAGCCAAGCTTTTGTTGTTTTACTTCCTGTAAAATCTGTTGGAGTTATGGGAGATGAAAGAACTTATGAATATACAGCTGTTTTAAGATCAGCTAATACTATAGATTTTATGACTGCTACTTGGTCTCACTTACCTTATGAATTTTTAGAAAAGGTTTCTAATAGAATTTTGAATGAGGTTAAGGGAATTAATAGATTGACTTATGATATTTCTTCTAAACCACCTGCTACTATTGAATGGGAATAA
- the rpmB gene encoding 50S ribosomal protein L28 — MQRCEITGTGLISGNQISHSHRLTRRVWKPNLQVTTLVVNGSPIKVKVCARTLKTLKGASEVEVMRILKANIATLSERLLKHLNK; from the coding sequence ATGCAAAGATGTGAAATAACAGGAACTGGTTTAATTAGTGGAAACCAAATATCTCACTCTCATAGATTAACTAGAAGAGTATGGAAACCAAACTTACAAGTTACAACTTTAGTTGTTAATGGTAGCCCAATAAAAGTAAAAGTTTGTGCTAGAACTTTAAAAACTTTAAAAGGAGCTTCTGAAGTAGAAGTAATGAGAATCTTAAAAGCAAATATTGCTACTTTAAGTGAAAGATTATTAAAACACTTAAACAAATAA
- a CDS encoding DeoR/GlpR family DNA-binding transcription regulator encodes MLFEDRISFILKLIEQNGSIENSKIIKDLKISEATLRRDLAYLEKEGKIKRVRGGAILKKVARKEIAIKEKNSNKDGKKKIAKLAAQFISDGDYIYLDAGTTTYEIIDYIKGKDIKVVTNGIIHLEKLIANDIETYLIGGRIKKSTLAIVGVKALRDLSEFRFDKAFIGINGINENGYSTHDIEEALIKKQAIDNSNKAFILADSSKFDIVYFANVAKLEEATIITDKKEVNKNIIKHTKIINTY; translated from the coding sequence ATGTTATTTGAAGACAGAATTTCATTCATTTTAAAACTTATTGAACAAAATGGCAGTATTGAAAATTCAAAAATTATTAAAGATTTAAAAATTAGTGAGGCTACTCTTAGAAGAGATTTAGCTTATCTTGAAAAAGAGGGTAAAATTAAAAGAGTCAGAGGGGGTGCTATTTTAAAAAAGGTTGCTAGAAAGGAAATAGCAATCAAAGAAAAAAATTCTAATAAAGATGGTAAAAAGAAAATTGCAAAATTGGCAGCTCAATTTATTTCTGATGGAGATTATATCTATTTAGATGCTGGAACAACAACCTATGAAATTATTGACTATATAAAAGGAAAAGATATTAAGGTTGTTACAAATGGAATTATACATTTAGAAAAACTTATAGCTAATGATATTGAAACCTATTTGATAGGTGGAAGAATTAAAAAAAGTACCTTAGCTATTGTAGGAGTAAAAGCTCTTAGAGATCTATCAGAATTTAGATTTGATAAGGCTTTTATTGGAATTAATGGAATCAATGAAAATGGTTACTCAACTCATGATATAGAAGAAGCTTTAATTAAAAAACAAGCTATTGATAATTCTAACAAGGCTTTTATTTTAGCAGATAGCTCAAAATTTGATATTGTATACTTTGCTAATGTTGCTAAACTTGAAGAGGCAACTATAATAACTGATAAAAAAGAAGTAAATAAAAATATAATAAAACATACAAAAATAATAAACACATATTAA
- a CDS encoding cell division protein FtsQ/DivIB produces the protein MGIRLLFLSGIIYLIYMLPQNFFRLDYFNIDKVNITDNSKMLQNELTKLAEKLYNKSNIYIDSNEIKEFIEKDIRVESAKVEKNSLGEITIDVKEKDLVYYAVIGKNIYLTDKDGKIFAYLNEKEVEGVPFIIANSEEEVKEISEFLNEISDLAIFQKISQIYKVKDKEFVIILTDGVKIKTNRIKDSNDEINKEKENKRYLIAEQLYFNMSKERKIDYIDLRFNDYIIKYLGDSK, from the coding sequence ATGGGAATAAGGTTGTTGTTTTTAAGTGGAATAATTTATTTAATCTACATGTTACCACAAAATTTTTTTAGGTTAGATTACTTCAACATAGATAAAGTAAACATTACAGATAATTCAAAAATGTTACAGAACGAATTGACAAAACTTGCTGAAAAGTTATATAATAAAAGCAATATTTATATAGATAGCAATGAAATAAAAGAATTTATAGAAAAAGATATAAGGGTAGAAAGTGCAAAAGTAGAAAAGAATTCTTTAGGAGAAATAACTATTGATGTTAAAGAGAAAGATTTAGTTTATTATGCAGTTATTGGAAAGAATATATATTTGACAGATAAAGATGGAAAAATATTTGCATATCTAAATGAAAAAGAAGTAGAGGGTGTACCCTTTATTATTGCTAATAGTGAGGAAGAAGTAAAAGAAATATCAGAATTTTTAAATGAAATTTCTGATTTAGCAATCTTTCAAAAAATTTCTCAAATATATAAAGTAAAAGATAAAGAATTTGTTATTATTTTAACAGATGGTGTGAAAATAAAAACTAACAGAATAAAAGATAGTAATGATGAAATAAACAAGGAAAAAGAAAATAAAAGATATTTAATAGCGGAACAACTTTACTTTAATATGTCAAAAGAAAGAAAGATTGATTATATAGATTTAAGATTTAATGATTACATAATAAAATATTTAGGTGATAGCAAATGA
- the ftsZ gene encoding cell division protein FtsZ has translation MTDAIKDLVKIKVIGVGGGGGNAINDMLYSGVTGVEYIAANTDKQDLEKSLADVKLQIGEKLTKGQGAGASPETGRLAAEEDIEKIQELLKGTDMLFITAGMGGGTGTGAAPVIAKVAKELDVLTVAVVTKPFNFEGERRKNNAEAGIELLRQNVDSLVIIPNDKLFDLPDKSITLQNAFKEANNILRIGIKAVVDLVLGQGFINLDFADIKSVLKDSDIAVLGFGDGEGENRAMKAAEKALQSPLLEKSIQGADKILINLMTSQDVGLSESQTVTDVIRQAAGKKIEDVMFGVTIVPEFTDRIEITIIANNFKDGVDTNTDSPIRIDSSKPAEPLRETEKKKEPEEEIDIPPWMRNNKR, from the coding sequence ATGACAGATGCAATTAAAGATCTTGTTAAAATAAAAGTAATAGGTGTTGGTGGTGGTGGTGGAAATGCCATTAACGATATGCTTTATTCAGGAGTGACAGGAGTAGAATATATAGCAGCAAATACTGATAAACAAGATTTAGAAAAATCACTAGCTGATGTAAAATTACAAATTGGTGAAAAATTAACAAAAGGACAAGGAGCTGGAGCTTCACCAGAAACTGGGAGACTAGCAGCAGAAGAAGATATTGAAAAGATTCAAGAACTTTTAAAAGGGACAGATATGTTATTCATTACAGCTGGAATGGGTGGAGGAACTGGAACAGGTGCTGCACCAGTAATAGCAAAAGTAGCAAAAGAACTTGATGTATTGACAGTTGCAGTTGTAACTAAACCATTTAACTTTGAAGGTGAAAGAAGAAAAAATAATGCTGAGGCAGGAATTGAACTTTTAAGACAAAATGTAGATAGTTTAGTTATAATACCTAATGATAAGTTATTTGATTTACCAGATAAATCTATAACTTTACAAAATGCTTTTAAAGAAGCTAACAATATTTTAAGAATAGGTATCAAGGCAGTAGTTGATCTTGTTTTAGGACAAGGATTTATAAATCTTGACTTTGCTGATATTAAGTCTGTATTAAAAGATTCAGATATAGCTGTGTTAGGATTTGGAGATGGAGAAGGAGAAAATAGAGCTATGAAAGCTGCTGAAAAAGCATTACAATCTCCATTACTTGAAAAATCAATTCAAGGAGCAGATAAAATCCTTATCAACTTAATGACATCACAAGATGTTGGATTAAGTGAATCTCAAACAGTTACTGATGTGATTAGACAAGCAGCAGGAAAGAAAATAGAAGATGTAATGTTTGGAGTTACAATAGTACCTGAGTTTACAGATAGAATTGAAATTACAATCATAGCAAATAATTTTAAAGATGGTGTTGATACAAATACAGATTCTCCTATAAGAATAGATAGTTCAAAACCAGCTGAACCTCTAAGAGAAACTGAAAAGAAGAAAGAACCAGAAGAAGAAATTGATATTCCACCTTGGATGAGAAATAATAAAAGATAA
- the ftsA gene encoding cell division protein FtsA, with protein sequence MKDDTIKKVALDIGNNKIKLLVGEMSSDFQRIAVTNYVKTKSNGISKSLIENPEALAIALKEAISKAESVESPITRLSLALGGSGIHSATVNVKISFPTEKEIEKSDMDNLLRQAKRQIFGGREGQYRILYKEIYNKKIDISSGIVKEPIGMVGKELQADIHLVYIDDNYVQKFIQVVNKIGIDIDRIYLNSYASAKGTLDDETKKMGVAHVDIGYGSTSIIILKSGKVLYAKTKPVGEMHYISDLSIILKIPKEGAEEILNKLKNKQIEADNTIRYGAKKVTLREIKDIILARTGDIIDFITTTIDESGFNGHLTKGIVLSGGAVEIDGVSEQIATRSGYLTRKMLPIPLKGLKDAFYSDAVAIGIFLEDMEREYKAYLEESRQPSPTKEKREKVKEEITLNNKTNDDKMDRKEEIDSFLEEVEETEPEKGPGKIRSFFRWFGELF encoded by the coding sequence ATGAAAGATGATACAATAAAAAAAGTAGCTCTTGACATTGGAAATAATAAAATAAAATTACTAGTTGGAGAGATGAGTTCAGATTTTCAAAGAATAGCTGTTACAAATTATGTTAAAACTAAGAGTAATGGAATAAGCAAATCTTTAATAGAAAATCCAGAAGCATTAGCAATAGCTCTTAAAGAAGCCATAAGTAAAGCAGAAAGTGTTGAGTCACCAATTACAAGACTTTCACTTGCATTAGGAGGCTCTGGGATTCATTCAGCTACTGTAAATGTGAAAATTTCATTTCCTACTGAAAAAGAGATTGAAAAATCAGATATGGACAACCTACTGCGGCAAGCAAAAAGACAAATTTTTGGTGGTAGAGAAGGTCAATATAGAATCTTGTATAAAGAAATATACAATAAAAAAATTGATATTTCCTCTGGAATAGTTAAAGAACCAATAGGTATGGTTGGAAAAGAATTACAAGCCGACATACACTTGGTATATATTGACGATAATTATGTACAAAAATTTATACAAGTTGTAAATAAAATTGGAATAGACATAGATAGAATATATTTAAATTCTTATGCCTCAGCAAAAGGAACACTTGATGATGAGACTAAAAAAATGGGAGTAGCCCATGTAGATATTGGTTATGGTTCAACAAGTATAATAATTCTAAAATCTGGAAAAGTACTTTATGCTAAAACTAAACCAGTAGGAGAGATGCACTATATTTCGGATTTATCAATAATACTTAAGATTCCAAAAGAAGGTGCAGAAGAAATATTAAATAAATTAAAAAATAAGCAAATAGAAGCTGATAATACAATAAGATATGGAGCTAAAAAAGTGACATTAAGAGAAATAAAAGATATAATTTTAGCTAGAACAGGTGACATTATAGACTTTATTACTACAACTATTGATGAATCAGGTTTTAATGGACATTTAACAAAAGGAATAGTTTTATCTGGTGGAGCAGTTGAAATAGATGGAGTTTCTGAACAAATTGCAACTAGATCAGGTTATTTAACAAGAAAGATGCTACCAATTCCTTTAAAAGGTCTAAAAGATGCTTTTTATAGTGATGCTGTTGCTATTGGAATATTCTTAGAGGATATGGAAAGAGAGTATAAAGCATATCTTGAAGAAAGTAGACAACCATCACCAACAAAAGAAAAAAGAGAAAAAGTAAAAGAAGAAATAACTTTAAATAATAAAACTAATGATGACAAAATGGATAGAAAAGAAGAAATTGACAGTTTCTTAGAGGAAGTTGAGGAAACAGAACCTGAAAAAGGACCAGGAAAAATAAGAAGTTTCTTTAGATGGTTTGGAGAGCTTTTTTAG